One Brassica napus cultivar Da-Ae chromosome A1, Da-Ae, whole genome shotgun sequence genomic region harbors:
- the LOC106432875 gene encoding uncharacterized protein LOC106432875, with translation MHYQEQMESLMLGEERRRENCVRDADADTDEGFNSPSSFPNSPDESDRRSSSSSRRGLSKHYRGKSQSFTSLSEALTVEDLAKPENPLNAKLKQRRESSHCRRLSGCGGASQQNLAGHDAFFAGNDRQPRLSGNRLPPRAQTLSAAHISALLTRT, from the exons atgcattatCAAGAACAGATGGAGTCTCTTATGTTGGGTGAAGAACGCAGACGCGAAAACTGCGTTAGAGACGCAGACGCGGACACAGATGAAGGTTTTAACTCTCCCTCTTCTTTTCCAAACTCTCCTGACGAATCAGACCGTCgcagttcttcttcttcaag GAGAGGATTGTCAAAACATTACAGAGGCAAGTCACAGTCCTTCACGTCGTTGTCGGAAGCGCTGACAGTAGAAGATCTCGCGAAACCCGAGAATCCTCTCAACGCAAAGCTGAAGCAGCGACGGGAGAGCTCTCACTGTCGACGATTATCCGGTTGCGGCGGTGCATCGCAGCAAAATCTAGCTGGCCACGACGCTTTCTTCGCCGGAAACGATAGGCAGCCGAGACTTTCCGGTAACAGACTGCCTCCGAGAGCTCAGACGCTTTCGGCGGCTCACATATCGGCTTTGCTCACTCGAACCTGA
- the LOC106435787 gene encoding uncharacterized protein At1g51745 has protein sequence MGSSGSGAVDWKVGSIVWVRRRNGSWWPGRILGQDDLDSNTITSPRSGTPVKLLGREDASVDWYNLEKSKRVKPFRCGDFDDCIEKVETSQGLTVRKREKYARREDAILHALELEKEILKKEVEVETSKPRDNAHDISNGTCNHVGDDVMHLEKGKVEDHQPSCEDEVRPRMRGLVEFGLRTSSSKRKFSSSNGPDASFKSLARSNSSASSSGDHSMERPTYTLGKEKTRSSMEAKRTKYMFAPNESNDVLDRHEGLPSHREAMHSSFPGGGSRYYDHPDFLQDTEYVSSESETDSSDMEEDTDDDIHLLSGAGRHSGQHNTFNRHMSAEDESTSGEEDCYESSISGDSYHLYSQDPDNGVGTVSKWQLKGKRNMRNLPRRSARKREMHRNHLEDGRRYSEYKRRGFGQKPMGYGLDSSDGTDDTDPNERQFGDDDDDYRLSTMFASGCKNIYSRDMLDWDDDPWEGQIGLKKHEGSDASHRHLGRRKTYPPLMDVDLEVQGSYRKGPVPFVSLMSKLNGRAIIGHPVEVQVLADGSSESYEYFGNETSYHDKPLLLPPAWKTARRSSSRVPRLHRLSSSLEADPEDHSPTDQGRKPLLRKLGSGNFSNDGDSVRRGNLMGIPRPPGERKKLLKNTNATPSQKTRALSSFSSEQALHGVKASGDRTHELSNRRVLPGPPTVACIPVKLVFSRLLEKINRPSSKPTVKGFNERSDQ, from the exons ATGGGAAGCTCAGGATCAGGTGCGGTGGATTGGAAGGTGGGGTCGATTGTGTGGGTGAGGAGGAGGAACGGCTCGTGGTGGCCAGGGAGGATACTGGGACAAGATGATCTTGACTCTAATACTATCACCTCTCCACGATCTGGTACTCCTGTGAAGCTTCTTGGAAGAGAGGATGCAAGTGT GGATTGGTATAACTTAGAGAAGTCCAAGAGGGTGAAGCCGTTTAGGTGTGGGGACTTTGATGACTGCATTGAGAAGGTGGAGACTTCGCAAGGGCTGAcggtgagaaagagagagaagtatGCTCGTAGAGAAGATGCTATTCTCCACGCTCTTGAGCTTGAGAAGGAGATTCTGAAGAAGGAAGTGGAAGTTGAGACTAGCAAGCCTAGGGATAACGCTCATGATATTTCTAATGGGACTTGTAACCATGTTGGTGATGATGTTATGCATTTGGAGAAAGGTAAAGTGGAAGATCATCAGCCAAGTTGTGAGGACGAGGTGCGTCCTCGAATGAGGGGATTGGTGGAGTTTGGGCTGAGAACTAGTTCTTCTAAGCGGAAGTTTTCATCTTCCAATGGTCCTGATGCTTCCTTCAAGTCTCTGGCGAGAAGCaactcttcagcttcttctaGTGGAGATCATAGCATGGAGAGGCCTACTTATACCCTCG GGAAGGAGAAGACTAGGAGTTCGATGGAGGCGAAAAGGACTAAGTATATGTTTGCACCAAACGAATCTAATGATGTTTTAGATCGGCATGAGGGTTTGCCAAGCCACAGGGAGGCAATGCATTCTTCCTTTCCTGGTGGCGGCTCTCGTTATTATGACCATCCTGATTTTTTGCAAGATACTGAATATGTTTCTTCTGAGTCCGAAACTGATTCTTCTGATATGGAGGAGGATACTGATGATGACATTCACTTGCTGTCAG GAGCTGGACGTCATTCAGGGCAACACAATACTTTTAATAGACATATGTCAGCAGAAGATGAAAGCACCAGTGGCGAGGAAGATTGTTACGAGTCATCTATTTCTGGCGACTCTTATCACCTTTATTCCCAAGATCCTGATAATGGAGTTGGTACGGTTTCCAAGTGGCAGCTCAAGGGGAAAAGAAACATGCGCAATCTTCCAAGAAGGTCTGCACGCAAGAGGGAAATGCATCGTAATCATCTGGAAGATGGAAGAAGATATTCTGAGTATAAGAGAAGGGGATTCGGCCAAAAGCCTATGGGCTATGGGTTAGATTCTAGTGATGGAACTGATGACACTGATCCCAACGAAAGACAGTTtggggatgatgatgatgattatcgGCTGTCGACTATGTTTGCATCTGGATGTAAGAACATCTATAGCCGTGACATGCTGGACTGGGATGATGATCCTTGGGAAGGCCAGATTGGTTTGAAGAAACACGAAGGTTCAGATGCTTCTCATCGACATcttggaagaagaaaaacgtatcCTCCATTGATGGATGTTGATTTAGAAGTACAAGGAAGCTATCGGAAAGGTCCTGTCCCATTTGTCTCACTTATGAGTAAGTTAAACGGCAGAGCAATCATTGGGCATCCGGTTGAAGTCCAAGTCTTAGCAGATGGTTCCTCTGAGTCATATGAGTACTTTGGTAATGAAACAAGTTACCATGACAAACCCTTGTTACTTCCCCCTGCTTGGAAGACTGCAAGGAGGAGTAGTTCACGGGTTCCACGGCTGCATCGGTTATCATCATCGCTTGAAGCCGATCCTGAGGATCATTCTCCGACAGATCAGGGACGAAAACCACTGCTTAGGAAGCTTGGTTCGGGAAACTTTAGTAATGATGGTGACTCGGTGAGGAGAGGCAATCTAATGGGGATTCCACGACCACCTGGAGAAAGAAAGAAGTTGCTGAAGAACACAAACGCAACCCCTAGTCAAAAGACAAGGGCACTATCTTCGTTCAGCAGCGAACAAGCACTACACGGGGTAAAGGCGTCGGGGGATCGAACTCACGAGCTCTCTAACAGACGGGTGTTACCGGGACCACCAACCGTGGCCTGCATACCGGTCAAACTAGTATTTAGCAGATTACTGGAGAAGATAAATAGACCATCGTCAAAACCAACTGTGAAAGGCTTCAACGAGAGAAGCGATCAATAA
- the LOC125606909 gene encoding nucleolin-like has product MDFDSLTRRDLQFFCKKNKIPANMTNIAMADALKALEIVEGIEEFMNQSESTRDLSPTSVAKNMPSAARTAARTTRRKTKDETQPSELVTRSCLVTSKSLAGELEQENRNANVDPSLPQSRRRVAATVAMNLEESKTPAARSTTRAQPAAASESVQRVYSTRRSVKLLEESMADLSLKTNVPSKKKEDAESEGSKLQVKSEDNAEAISVRDLNDSWDDSKNDPDLDVLYGDLGDITFVDATTCKEQMKGTESNTVPASESEEMKNGSETESEEDDDDSGGVADTNQEGFESNVSASDNVAKVDTVPTVLVAEESEESCEADELMDAESEMAIVSDKKTQESDSDEWSDYEISEIDEKSLRTGEMIDSESEESSVADNNTKNKENVEEEMVLDNNGEKEAEVETKKKKNMIDEESLKGVSVRQLTKLLKKLAIRNKQQHKSLE; this is encoded by the exons ATGGATTTCGACAGTCTTACCAGAAGAGATCTTCAGTTCTTCTGTAAGAAGAACAAGATCCCAGCCAACATGACCAATATCGCCATGGCCGATGCTCTCAAAGCTCTTGAGATT GTTGAAGGTATTGAGGAGTTCATGAACCAATCTGAGTCCACACGTGACCTGTCTCCAACAAGCGTAGCCAAGAATATGCCAAGCGCTGCACGCACTGCAGCTAGAACGACTCGAAGAAAGACCAAAGATGAAACTCAACCATCGGAGCTTGTGACCCGTTCTTGCCTTGTTACTAGCAAGTCCCTAGCTGGAGAGCTGGAGCAAGAAAACAGAAACGCCAACGTGGATCCATCACTACCTCAGAGCCGTAGAAGAGTTGCTGCCACAGTTGCTATGAATCTGGAGGAGAGCAAAACTCCAGCGGCGAGAAGCACAACGAGGGCTCAGCCAGCTGCAGCATCTGAGTCGGTTCAGAGGGTGTACAGCACGAGAAGATCGGTCAAGTTGCTTGAGGAATCCATGGCTGACCTGAGTTTGAAGACTAATGTGCcttcaaagaagaaagaagatgcTGAAAGTGAag GCTCCAAGCTTCAGGTTAAATCAGAGGACAACGCTGAAGCTATCTCAGTGAGAGATCTAAATGATTCGTGGGATGATTCGAAGAATGATCCGGATCTTGATGTTTTATATGGTGATCTTGGTGATATCACTTTCGTTGATGCCACAACCTGTAAGGAACAGATGAAGGGGACAg AGTCCAACACCGTTCCAGCTTCAGAGTCTGAAGAAATGAAGAATGGTTCTGAAACTGAATCagaggaggatgatgatgattctgGTGGTGTTGCTGACACAAACCAAGAGGGATTTGAGTCTAATGTCTCTGCTAGTGATAATGTGGCTAAGGTAGACACTGTCCCAACAGTTCTGGTGGCTGAAGAATCAGAAGAAAGTTGCGAGGCTGATGAACTGATGGATGCTGAATCAGAGATGGCTATAGTTTCAGACAAGAAGACTCAAGAATCAGATAGTGATGAATGGTCTGATTATGAGATAAGCGAGATAGATGAGAAGAGTTTGAGAACTGGAGAAATGATAGATTCTGAATCGGAAGAGTCTTCTGTTGCAGACAACAACACGAAGAACAAGGAGAATGTTGAGGAGGAGATGGTTCTTGACAACAATGGAGAAAAAGAAGCAGAGGTCGagactaagaagaagaagaacatgatCGATGAAGAGAGTCTTAAAGGCGTTAGCGTGAGGCAACTAACTAAGCTGCTGAAAAAACTTGCTATCAGGAACAAGCAACAACACAAGAGCTTAGAGTAG